A window of Polyodon spathula isolate WHYD16114869_AA chromosome 22, ASM1765450v1, whole genome shotgun sequence contains these coding sequences:
- the LOC121297624 gene encoding mediator of RNA polymerase II transcription subunit 7-like, whose product MGEPQQVSALPLPPMQYIKEYTEENIRKCLAPPPPTPVKDSYMMFGNQFQCDELIIRPLESQGIERLYPMQFDHKKELKKLNMSILVNFLDLLDILIKSPGSIKREEKLEDLKLLFVHMHHLINEYRPHQARETLRVMMEVQKRQWRETAERFQKHLERVLEMIQGCLASLPDDLPQSEDAAGGAVKLKSKPMDVDEVIGQMDKEKETVFKKKDQLCDKDAAMCSIIDEMT is encoded by the coding sequence ATGGGTGAGCCACAGCAGGTCAGCGCCCTTCCCCTGCCGCCGATGCAGTACATCAAGGAATATACAGAGGAGAATATTCGCAAGTGCCTTGCGCCTCCGCCCCCTACTCCCGTCAAGGACAGCTACATGATGTTTGGCAACCAGTTTCAATGTGATGAGCTAATTATCCGCCCCTTAGAGAGCCAAGGCATTGAGCGCCTTTACCCTATGCAGTTCGACCACAAGAAAGAACTGAAGAAACTGAACATGTCCATCCTGGTCAACTTTTTGGACCTCTTAGACATCCTTATTAAAAGCCCAGGAAGCATCAAAAGAGAAGAGAAGCTGGAAGACCTGAAGCTGCTCTTTGTCCACATGCATCATCTGATAAACGAGTACCGGCCTCACCAAGCCAGAGAGACGTTGCGGGTCATGATGGAGGTACAGAAACGGCAGTGGCGGGAAACGGCCGAACGCTTCCAGAAGCATTTAGAAAGGGTGCTGGAAATGATCCAGGGCTGTCTAGCGTCTCTTCCGGATGACTTGCCCCAGTCGGAGGATGCAGCCGGGGGAGCAGTGAAACTGAAAAGCAAACCCATGGATGTGGATGAGGTGATTGGACAGATGGACAAAGAGAAGGAAACTGTCTTCAAAAAAAAGGATCAACTTTGTGACAAAGATGCAGCGATGTGTAGCATCATTGATGAGATGACATAA